The region AATACTTTTAATAAATGGGGTTTTTGGATCATTCTCTTGAAGGGCTTAACACCGATACCATATAAAGTCGTGACGATCACCAGTGGTCTGACGAATATGGATCTTGTAACATTTTTTGTGGCTAGCTTACTTTCGAGAGGGCTACGCTTTTATACAGAAGCCATACTCTTATGGAAATGGGGAGACCCCATGAAGGCTTATATCGAGAAAAATCTGCCTCTTGTTACTTTAGCTGGACTCTCCCTTCTCATTGGAGGGTTTGCGCTTCTTAAATTTGTAGTCTAAAATAGCTATAATAAAAAAGGCTAAGCTATATGTTTCGTACGATTGTTGCTCCCTTAAAATGCCCATACTTTGTTTTGGTAGCACTATTTATGACTTCCGTCGCCGCCCTAATGACGGCTTTTTACGCGGAATATATAGGGGGGCTTAAGCCCTGTATATTATGCATTTACGAACGGTACCCCTATGGCCTGGTAGCTGGCATAAGCTTGATTGGACTTTTCCACAAGCGCTATTTATCTATTTATATCTTGTTTTGTGCACTCAGTTACCTAGTAAATGTTGGCATTTCAGTTTATCACGTGGGTGTCGAACATCACATTTTTTCCCTAAGTGCTGCTTGTGGAGGATTTCCCTCAGGAAATGCAGAAACCCTTGAGGAACTTCGAGCCCAGATTATGGCTACACCTGTTGTTCGCTGTGATATTGTGCCTTGGAGACTATTTGGTTTCTCCATGGCCGAATACAACTTGGTAGGATGTTTCGCCTTCTCGTCTTTTTCTTTTATTTACAGTTGGTTACTTTACAAGGGGAAGATTAAAAATGTCTGATAATCCTCCTTCAAAAAACATTCGACGGATGATCCGGGTTAATCAAGCAGGAGAATATGGTGCTAAACGAATTTATGAAGGCCAGCTTTCCGTGCTAAAAAACACTCCTACAGCGCCAATTATACAACATATGGCGGACCAGGAAGAAGAACATTTAAGACTCTTTAGTGACATGATGATAAAGCGCCAAGTCCGCCCCACAATCCTATCTCCTTTTTGGCATGTAGGAGGCTTTCTTTTGGGAGCTATTTCTGCACGAATCAGTACTGAAGCAGCTATGGCATGCACAGTGGCTGTAGAAGAAACCATTGACAATCATTATCAGAATCAACTTAAAGAGTTGAAACATGCCCCAAATGAAAAAGTCCTCCAAAAAGCAATCAGCAAGTGCCATGAAGAAGAACTGGAACACAGAGATACAGGCCTAGAACACAAAGCAGAATCCATGTTTGGTTATCGCCCCTTTACAGCTGGCGTTAAATGCATCACGAAACTTGCTATCAAACTTTCCGAACGAATTTGAAGACAGCGAAATGATCTTACTTGCACAACTAGAAAAGAAGCTATCTACCTACATACACAAGCCCATTGCATTTATGTCAGCTGCCTTCATTCTGTTTGTCTTCGAGGTCTCTTTTTTTACTTCAACAACTTCTTTCAATTTGGACATTCATAGTCATGGCTTTCAAGATGCGGATGTTGGAATTATTTCTCTCCTATACACTACAGGATACCTGCTAGCCTGTATTTATTTCCCAAGACTAATTGATCGCTTCTCATCCGTAACTCTTATGCGCATTGCAGTGGGAATACTCATATTCTTTTATCTCATCATCGACTATCTGGAAACAGCTTGGCTGGTTTTTCCCATTAGAACCATCTGGGGAAGCCTTACGGGATTCCTGTTTACATGTACAATTGTTATCTTATCAGAGCTTATTAAGCCAAAATACAAATCTACAATTATTGCGATTTTAACCTCTTTCGTTGCCCTAGGAAGCGCTTTAGGAGCCTTCTTAGTTGACTTGACTGGAGTTATCAGTCTGGCACCTCATCTCGTAGCTGCCATGTGTCTATTTCTTGCACTTCCTTTTTTCAAAAATTTATATCCCATCGTCAGTAAAGCCTCTTCAGTAAAATCAAAAAATCCCTTTACAACTATTTTGATTTTACCTGTTATTTTATTTATTTCCTTGGGATTAGGTGTCGGAAAAGGGACTCTTACGAGCTTCCTTTCTATATACGGCCTTGTTGCTTTTTCTCTATCGGTCAAAGAGGCCGCACTTCTCTTATCTTTTTCAAGCATGGGTGGTGTTTTTCTGCCACCACTCTTTGGGGTTTTAGGTGATAAAATGGGGCATTTAAAAATAATCATTTTTCTAAGTATCTTAGCCGTAATATGCCTCGGCAGTTTGTTGATTCCTACAGGAATAGGCCATCTATACTGGAGCGTTTTCTTTATACTGGGTGGTATTCTCCCTGGCATCTATTCCCTGTCACTTGCCATTATCACGACAACCCAATCTAGAGAAATCATCCCTGACGCTGTTGCAGGGTTTAGCTTTATAGGAAAGATTGGTGCTCTATCAGGTGTGGCTGTAACCGGTATCATAATGACTGAATACGGTAATATTGCCTTTCTCTATTCCCTTCTTGTCGGATCTCTCTTAATTGCAATTTCTGCCACCTATGCCCATGCTAGGAAAAAATTCTAATCTTCCCCATTTATGGTTCCTTCAAGCCCCTCTAGCTCATTATTTAACTTCTGAAAGCCCGATCTAAAATTACCAAGCTGTGTCATAGCATCTCCTTGAAACCACCGCTTCTGCTCCTGCAGCCCGTGTTTAATCTTATCCAGTTTTTCTAGCCCCTTCCGAGCTTCCTGCATCATGAAAACATCCTCACCGTCCTCTTCTGAGTTACTTTCTTCTCCAACACCATTTTGCATATCGGTCCAGGCTACTCCCAATTTCTCTTTTAGTTGTGAAAA is a window of Alphaproteobacteria bacterium DNA encoding:
- a CDS encoding disulfide bond formation protein B, which produces MFRTIVAPLKCPYFVLVALFMTSVAALMTAFYAEYIGGLKPCILCIYERYPYGLVAGISLIGLFHKRYLSIYILFCALSYLVNVGISVYHVGVEHHIFSLSAACGGFPSGNAETLEELRAQIMATPVVRCDIVPWRLFGFSMAEYNLVGCFAFSSFSFIYSWLLYKGKIKNV
- a CDS encoding MFS transporter, yielding MILLAQLEKKLSTYIHKPIAFMSAAFILFVFEVSFFTSTTSFNLDIHSHGFQDADVGIISLLYTTGYLLACIYFPRLIDRFSSVTLMRIAVGILIFFYLIIDYLETAWLVFPIRTIWGSLTGFLFTCTIVILSELIKPKYKSTIIAILTSFVALGSALGAFLVDLTGVISLAPHLVAAMCLFLALPFFKNLYPIVSKASSVKSKNPFTTILILPVILFISLGLGVGKGTLTSFLSIYGLVAFSLSVKEAALLLSFSSMGGVFLPPLFGVLGDKMGHLKIIIFLSILAVICLGSLLIPTGIGHLYWSVFFILGGILPGIYSLSLAIITTTQSREIIPDAVAGFSFIGKIGALSGVAVTGIIMTEYGNIAFLYSLLVGSLLIAISATYAHARKKF
- a CDS encoding demethoxyubiquinone hydroxylase family protein, whose amino-acid sequence is MSDNPPSKNIRRMIRVNQAGEYGAKRIYEGQLSVLKNTPTAPIIQHMADQEEEHLRLFSDMMIKRQVRPTILSPFWHVGGFLLGAISARISTEAAMACTVAVEETIDNHYQNQLKELKHAPNEKVLQKAISKCHEEELEHRDTGLEHKAESMFGYRPFTAGVKCITKLAIKLSERI